DNA sequence from the Parasphingorhabdus cellanae genome:
CATCGGACCAGCAATGGGTGGTCATTACATCATCTTCTGGCACCGATGATCGTTATGAAATTACCCTGGTCAAAGTCGATGCGAAAGAGATTGAACCGCGCAAGCTGGTGGAAGGCTTCGACAATAGCTGGTCCTTGATCGACGGGATTGGCGATACGCTGTATTTCGCAACTAATAATGACGCCAAGCGGTTGCGGATCATGAAGACGGATCTTTCGAAACCAGAAGATCGCGATGTCATGTGTGATGGTCCGGATGCTGAAACAACGACGTGCAGCAAAATGGAATATGTTTGGACCGAAGTTGTTCCAGAACATGTCGCCACGATCGATAACGCGGCAATTGTCGGTGATTTGCTCGTGGTCGATTATATCGATGATGCCAAAAGCAGGCTCGAAACATTTGCGCTGGATGGCACGCCTAAAGGTCTGGTCGATCTTCCAGGGCTAGGGACGGTTGCTGGCCTCAACGGTTCTGCGAAATCGGACAAAGGCTATTTCGCATTTGGCAGCTTTAATCAGCCCAATACGATTTATAGTTTCAGCGATGCTGGCAGCGCCGAAATCTGGTCCAAGCCCGAGCTGCCATTTGATCCCGATACTGTCCAAGTCACGCAGCGCTTTTACGAAAGCAAAGACGGCACCAAAATCCCTATGTTCTTGGTCCACAAGAAAGATCTCGATCTCAGTGAAGGCGCACCGACCTTGCTCTATGGTTATGGCGGGTTCAACATCTCCGTCCTGCCCGGTTATAGCGCGCCCAAAATGGCTTGGATACAGGCGGGCGGTGTCTATGCCTCGGCCAATCTGCGCGGTGGCGGGGAATATGGCAAAGAGTGGCATGATGCTGGTCGTCTGCAGAACAAGCAGAATGTGTTCGATGATTTCATTGCCGCCGGCGAATATCTGATCGCAGAGGGCATTACGCCGAAAGATGGTCTGGCGATTGAAGGACGCTCCAATGGCGGTTTGCTTGTCGGGGCGGTGATGAACCAGCGGCCGGACCTGTTCACGACGGGCCATGCGGCGGTTGGCGTGATGGATATGCTGCGCTTCGACCGGTTTACCGCCGGGCGGTATTGGGTCGATGATTATGGCTATCCCAGCAAGGAAGCGGATTTCCGCAAATTGCTGAGCTATTCGCCCTATCACAACATACAAGATGGCACGAATTATCCGGCTTTGATGGTCTCAACCGCTGACACCGATGACCGCGTGGTTCCAGGGCATAGCTTTAAATATACCGCCCGCTTGCAAGCGCTGAACACCGGTGACAAGCCGCATCTGATCCGCATTGAAACGCGGGCAGGGCATGGCAGCGGGAAGCCAACCGATAAG
Encoded proteins:
- a CDS encoding prolyl oligopeptidase family serine peptidase — translated: MRITGLFALALASSTAIISTPVLAQADAMTKDNALTYPETKTVDVVDEQFGEKIADPYRWLENDVREDADVAAWVAAQNAVTDGYLKTVEGREALAASMTNLFNYDQLEVPVEAGGKFFYERKSGGQNQAILYVRDGEDDEERVLIDPAEWSEDGATALAEWKPSEDGSLLVYAIQDGGSDWRTLKVMDVATGEIKPDSVEWVKFSNLAWMPGNSGFLYSRFPEPQEGEAFQSLNKNHTVYMHMLGKKQSSDIKVYATPEKPELSHTAEVTSDQQWVVITSSSGTDDRYEITLVKVDAKEIEPRKLVEGFDNSWSLIDGIGDTLYFATNNDAKRLRIMKTDLSKPEDRDVMCDGPDAETTTCSKMEYVWTEVVPEHVATIDNAAIVGDLLVVDYIDDAKSRLETFALDGTPKGLVDLPGLGTVAGLNGSAKSDKGYFAFGSFNQPNTIYSFSDAGSAEIWSKPELPFDPDTVQVTQRFYESKDGTKIPMFLVHKKDLDLSEGAPTLLYGYGGFNISVLPGYSAPKMAWIQAGGVYASANLRGGGEYGKEWHDAGRLQNKQNVFDDFIAAGEYLIAEGITPKDGLAIEGRSNGGLLVGAVMNQRPDLFTTGHAAVGVMDMLRFDRFTAGRYWVDDYGYPSKEADFRKLLSYSPYHNIQDGTNYPALMVSTADTDDRVVPGHSFKYTARLQALNTGDKPHLIRIETRAGHGSGKPTDKLIEEYSDIYGFMADAVGLEVGE